The following are encoded in a window of Tautonia marina genomic DNA:
- a CDS encoding lysophospholipid acyltransferase family protein has protein sequence MKIQHPLLFSTVGTVGAWGIRRLVGSNHFHFRYDDPNVNPEVARRLGHRYIYAFFHEVMLFPAYFWAWPEMQILISDHRDGEYITRVVRNLGFGVVRGSTTRGGARALKEMIARIDRGHLCVTPDGPRGPRRHVHQGLIYLSAKTGWPIVGAGMAFHRPWRANSWDRFAVPRPFRAACCVAPAPVTVPSDIDREGIEHYRLEVEARMNRATDEAEAWVEHL, from the coding sequence ATGAAGATTCAGCACCCTTTGCTGTTCTCGACCGTCGGAACGGTCGGTGCGTGGGGCATTCGTCGGCTCGTCGGGTCAAACCATTTCCACTTCCGCTACGACGACCCGAACGTCAACCCCGAGGTCGCTCGAAGGCTGGGCCACCGCTACATTTACGCTTTCTTCCATGAGGTGATGCTCTTTCCGGCCTACTTCTGGGCCTGGCCGGAGATGCAAATCCTCATCAGCGACCACCGAGACGGCGAGTACATCACCCGGGTCGTCCGAAATCTCGGCTTCGGTGTCGTCCGGGGCTCGACGACCCGGGGAGGCGCCCGGGCCTTGAAGGAGATGATCGCTCGAATCGACCGCGGCCACCTCTGCGTGACTCCCGACGGTCCCCGAGGCCCCCGGCGGCACGTCCATCAAGGGTTGATCTATCTGTCCGCCAAGACCGGCTGGCCGATCGTCGGCGCGGGCATGGCCTTCCATCGCCCCTGGCGGGCCAACAGTTGGGACCGTTTCGCCGTCCCTCGGCCCTTCCGGGCGGCCTGCTGTGTCGCTCCGGCTCCCGTGACGGTTCCGAGCGACATCGACCGTGAGGGGATCGAACACTACCGCCTTGAGGTCGAGGCCCGCATGAATCGCGCGACCGACGAGGCCGAGGCCTGGGTCGAACACCTCTGA
- a CDS encoding TIGR03067 domain-containing protein, whose protein sequence is MIGLLRLAAVLLVIPAVDDAAKPSDDLARHQGTWAVERSIRDGKDGPTEVMKEIVRVVDGNRIVWKRAGKSFAATTFELDPAADPKTIDLIPEGGRNRGDRVLGIYRFDDDRLVLCTADPGKPRPLSFAAEPGDGQTLMTFRRKVLDADTPEATSRPRE, encoded by the coding sequence ATGATCGGATTGCTTCGCCTCGCTGCCGTGCTTCTGGTGATTCCGGCCGTTGACGACGCCGCCAAGCCGTCCGACGACCTGGCCCGCCATCAAGGGACCTGGGCCGTTGAGCGATCGATTCGAGACGGCAAGGACGGGCCGACCGAGGTCATGAAGGAGATCGTCCGGGTGGTCGACGGGAACCGGATCGTCTGGAAGCGCGCAGGCAAGTCATTCGCTGCGACGACGTTCGAACTGGACCCGGCCGCCGACCCGAAGACCATCGACCTGATTCCCGAAGGTGGTCGGAACCGGGGGGATCGGGTGCTTGGGATCTACCGCTTTGACGACGATCGGCTGGTCCTCTGCACGGCCGATCCCGGCAAGCCCCGGCCGTTGAGCTTCGCCGCGGAACCAGGCGACGGCCAGACCTTGATGACCTTTCGGCGGAAGGTCCTGGACGCGGACACTCCCGAGGCAACGTCCCGTCCTCGGGAGTGA
- the trmB gene encoding tRNA (guanosine(46)-N7)-methyltransferase TrmB — MPRRRSPVDTTGTFFLLDQLQAPLNWTVFFGNEGPVEVEVGPGKGVYLAFAGAEQPGTNFVGVELAKKYAALAAQRVVKAGLTNVRVVAGDAQKFLDEFVPDRSIEVLHVYFPDPWWKKRHRKRRVVNERFVDRASKVVKVGGELRLMTDVEEYFRESVALITAHPGFSPIDESRVEAGDAWQIQTNFANKFRVEGRPFFGERYRVLATAEA; from the coding sequence ATGCCCCGACGCCGATCTCCCGTCGACACGACGGGAACGTTCTTCCTGCTCGATCAATTGCAAGCCCCCTTGAACTGGACCGTGTTCTTCGGCAACGAAGGCCCGGTCGAGGTGGAGGTTGGGCCGGGCAAGGGGGTCTATCTGGCCTTTGCCGGCGCGGAGCAGCCGGGGACGAACTTCGTCGGGGTCGAACTGGCGAAGAAGTACGCCGCCCTGGCCGCCCAGCGCGTGGTGAAAGCGGGCCTGACGAATGTCCGGGTCGTGGCGGGCGATGCGCAGAAGTTCCTGGATGAGTTCGTCCCTGATCGGTCGATCGAGGTCTTGCACGTCTACTTTCCCGATCCCTGGTGGAAGAAACGGCACCGCAAGCGCCGGGTGGTCAACGAGCGATTCGTCGATCGGGCGTCGAAGGTGGTGAAGGTGGGCGGAGAGCTTCGCCTGATGACCGACGTGGAGGAGTATTTCCGCGAGAGCGTGGCGTTGATCACCGCGCACCCGGGGTTCTCGCCGATCGACGAGTCTCGGGTCGAGGCCGGCGACGCCTGGCAGATTCAAACGAACTTCGCCAACAAGTTCCGGGTCGAGGGCCGACCCTTCTTCGGCGAACGCTATCGGGTGCTTGCGACCGCCGAGGCTTGA
- a CDS encoding fumarylacetoacetate hydrolase family protein: MRLLTVATDRGPRACAEFDGRFVDLNAADPTLPDSVRALLALGSEGLARARQAASTGSVAFASGAATLLAPVPDPQKIICLGLNYRDHAIETGAKIPEEPILFSKYPSSLIGHEAPIQLPKVSHEVDYEAELVIVIGQPGRDIPADRAMDHVAGYAVGHDVSARDWQLRKPGGQWMSGKTFDTFAPVGPYLVTADEVPDPHALGIRLRLNGRLMQDSSTSQLIFRVPETIAYLSQIMTLEPGDLIFTGTPPGVGMARKPPVWLKPGDVVEVEIDGLGTLRNPVEARP, translated from the coding sequence ATGCGCCTGCTGACCGTCGCCACGGATCGTGGCCCGAGGGCGTGCGCCGAGTTTGACGGCCGCTTCGTCGATCTCAACGCCGCCGATCCCACCCTGCCAGACTCCGTCCGAGCCCTCCTCGCCCTCGGTTCCGAAGGGCTTGCCCGAGCCCGCCAGGCCGCCTCGACCGGCTCGGTGGCCTTCGCCTCCGGCGCGGCCACCTTGCTGGCCCCGGTCCCCGACCCGCAGAAGATCATCTGCCTGGGGCTCAACTACCGCGACCACGCCATCGAGACCGGCGCGAAGATTCCCGAGGAGCCGATCCTTTTCAGCAAGTATCCGTCATCGCTCATCGGGCACGAGGCCCCGATCCAGTTGCCGAAGGTGAGCCACGAGGTCGATTACGAGGCCGAGCTGGTCATCGTCATCGGCCAGCCGGGGCGCGACATTCCCGCCGATCGCGCGATGGATCACGTTGCCGGCTACGCCGTCGGCCACGACGTTTCGGCCCGAGACTGGCAGCTTCGTAAGCCCGGCGGCCAGTGGATGTCGGGCAAGACGTTCGACACCTTCGCCCCCGTCGGCCCGTATCTCGTCACCGCCGACGAGGTTCCCGACCCCCACGCCCTGGGCATCCGCCTTCGGCTCAATGGCCGCCTGATGCAGGATTCGAGCACCTCGCAACTCATCTTCCGGGTGCCCGAGACGATCGCCTACCTCTCGCAGATCATGACCCTCGAACCCGGCGACCTGATCTTCACCGGCACCCCTCCCGGCGTCGGCATGGCCCGCAAGCCCCCCGTCTGGCTCAAGCCCGGCGACGTGGTCGAGGTCGAGATCGACGGCCTCGGCACCCTCCGCAACCCGGTCGAAGCGCGCCCTTGA
- a CDS encoding DUF4058 family protein yields the protein MPGPFPGVDPYVEAEHYWPDFHLTFLNYWREAIGDCLPDDYEVRVGEHVRLVDLEAQENALIRPDVAIVHAPKPGPSTSGGAAILEPETIPTTIYDEDREVFLKIVHRPDRKLITVLELLSPANKIEPGYRDYLSRRNAILWQQVHLVELDLLVGGRRLPMERPLPPGDFFAIIARWEQRPDCQVYSWTVRHRLPKILIPLKAPDPDLSIDLAEVYTIAFDRGRYARSIDYQAPLDLPFHPEDRSWAEESARAFRA from the coding sequence ATGCCCGGCCCGTTTCCCGGCGTCGATCCGTATGTGGAAGCAGAGCACTACTGGCCCGACTTCCATCTGACATTCCTCAATTACTGGCGAGAGGCCATTGGTGATTGCTTGCCCGATGACTACGAGGTCCGGGTCGGGGAGCATGTCCGACTCGTCGATCTCGAAGCGCAGGAGAACGCCCTCATCCGTCCCGACGTGGCCATTGTCCACGCGCCGAAGCCAGGCCCCTCGACGAGCGGCGGCGCGGCGATTTTGGAACCGGAGACGATCCCGACGACGATCTACGACGAGGATCGCGAGGTCTTCCTGAAGATCGTTCACCGGCCCGATCGGAAGCTGATCACGGTGTTGGAACTGCTTTCACCAGCGAACAAGATCGAGCCCGGATACCGGGATTACCTTTCGCGACGCAACGCGATTCTCTGGCAGCAGGTCCACCTGGTTGAGCTGGATTTGCTGGTCGGCGGCCGTCGCTTGCCGATGGAGCGGCCGCTCCCTCCCGGTGATTTCTTCGCCATCATCGCCCGATGGGAGCAACGGCCCGATTGCCAGGTCTACTCCTGGACGGTCCGCCATCGGCTGCCGAAGATCCTCATTCCCCTGAAGGCCCCCGACCCGGACCTCTCGATCGACCTGGCGGAGGTCTACACGATCGCCTTCGATCGCGGCCGATATGCCCGGTCGATTGATTACCAGGCGCCTCTCGATTTGCCCTTCCACCCGGAAGACCGCTCGTGGGCCGAGGAATCGGCGAGGGCCTTCCGGGCGTGA
- a CDS encoding 3-dehydroquinate synthase codes for MTTPIDPSERLDVPFAAPFVHRLRMTRDVLGAESEVLADLLEPSGDRLARVQFWVDGPVAEARPNLLDALNAFADRFADRLQVVGDPIVVTGGEAIKNDIQGLEQMLRAFNEADLDRRSYVVVIGGGAVLDAVGFAAAIAHRGIRLVRLPTTTLAQADSGVGVKNAVNLFGKKNWLGAFAVPWAVVNDEALLESLPDRDYVSGFSEAVKVSLLKDADAFDRLCRDATLIRRRDPNASRSAIRDSVRMHLNHITRGGDPFEGLEARPLDFGHWSAHKLEPLSGFSLRHGEAVGIGVAIDTVYSSIALGLDPLVADRVLRCLADLGLPLDDPALDETDHLFLGLEEFRQHLGGRLTLTMIPAVGQPIDVHEVDADAMRSAIAQVRDRARGLGTPRVNRTGAPVHPGGCAGQGKGSRREADRRDALLWSGR; via the coding sequence ATGACGACCCCGATCGACCCCTCGGAACGGCTCGATGTGCCGTTCGCGGCCCCGTTCGTGCATCGCCTGCGAATGACCCGAGACGTCCTCGGCGCCGAGTCCGAGGTCCTCGCCGACCTGCTGGAGCCTTCCGGAGATCGGCTCGCCCGCGTCCAGTTCTGGGTCGATGGCCCGGTCGCAGAAGCTCGCCCGAATTTGCTCGATGCCCTCAACGCCTTTGCCGATCGTTTCGCTGATCGGCTCCAGGTCGTCGGCGATCCGATCGTCGTCACCGGTGGCGAGGCGATTAAGAACGACATTCAGGGCCTTGAGCAGATGCTCCGCGCCTTCAACGAGGCCGATCTCGACCGCCGGAGCTACGTCGTCGTCATCGGCGGCGGCGCAGTGCTCGACGCCGTCGGCTTTGCCGCCGCGATCGCCCACCGAGGGATCCGGCTCGTTCGGTTGCCGACCACCACGCTCGCCCAGGCTGATTCCGGCGTCGGGGTCAAGAATGCCGTCAATCTGTTTGGCAAGAAGAACTGGCTCGGCGCCTTTGCCGTCCCCTGGGCCGTGGTCAACGACGAGGCTCTGCTCGAATCCCTGCCCGATCGCGATTACGTCTCCGGCTTCTCCGAGGCCGTGAAAGTCTCCTTGCTCAAGGACGCTGACGCCTTCGACCGCCTCTGCCGAGACGCCACCCTCATCCGTCGCCGAGACCCGAACGCTTCCCGATCCGCCATTCGAGACTCGGTTCGAATGCACCTGAACCACATCACCCGAGGGGGCGATCCCTTCGAAGGGCTCGAAGCCCGGCCGCTCGACTTTGGCCACTGGTCGGCCCACAAGCTCGAACCGCTCAGCGGCTTTTCCCTCCGCCACGGCGAGGCGGTCGGCATTGGCGTGGCGATCGACACGGTCTACTCGTCGATCGCGCTGGGCCTCGATCCGCTCGTGGCCGATCGCGTCCTCCGCTGCCTGGCCGACCTGGGCCTGCCGCTCGATGACCCTGCCCTCGATGAGACGGACCACCTGTTCCTTGGCCTCGAAGAATTCCGCCAGCACCTCGGCGGCCGGCTCACCCTGACGATGATCCCCGCCGTTGGCCAGCCGATTGACGTGCACGAGGTCGATGCCGACGCCATGCGCTCCGCCATCGCTCAGGTCCGTGATCGCGCCCGAGGCCTCGGCACCCCCCGCGTCAATCGCACCGGGGCCCCGGTCCATCCCGGCGGTTGTGCGGGACAGGGCAAGGGATCGCGGCGCGAGGCCGATCGGCGGGACGCCTTGCTCTGGTCGGGACGTTGA
- a CDS encoding Uma2 family endonuclease, translating to MAMSASTDAELRSGDPDGFFEVIDDQLVEQPPMGTESVWVVSRISYRLATFVDEQANGTVVSEMLFTLRRAPLLRRRPDVAFVSSDRWPLDRSIPRENGWEVVPDLAVEVVSPSDPFEDVLDRVHDFLKAGSALVWLVLPKLRQVYVYDGAASIRVLNDGDELDGGTVLPGFRCPIRSCFPPSVSE from the coding sequence ATGGCAATGTCCGCATCGACCGACGCCGAGCTCCGATCAGGTGATCCCGACGGATTCTTCGAGGTCATCGACGATCAACTGGTGGAGCAACCGCCGATGGGGACGGAATCCGTCTGGGTCGTCAGCCGCATCAGCTACCGCCTTGCCACGTTCGTCGATGAGCAGGCGAACGGTACTGTGGTCTCGGAAATGCTCTTTACGCTGCGACGAGCCCCCCTGCTCCGTCGTCGGCCCGATGTCGCGTTCGTCTCGTCCGACCGTTGGCCGCTCGACCGATCGATTCCTCGGGAGAACGGCTGGGAGGTCGTTCCCGACCTCGCCGTCGAGGTCGTCAGCCCGTCCGACCCGTTCGAGGATGTGCTCGATCGGGTCCACGACTTTCTCAAGGCCGGATCGGCCCTCGTCTGGCTTGTGCTGCCGAAGCTTCGGCAGGTCTACGTGTACGACGGGGCCGCGTCGATCCGAGTCCTGAACGACGGAGACGAGCTGGACGGCGGCACCGTCCTGCCCGGCTTCCGATGCCCGATCCGATCGTGCTTTCCTCCGAGCGTCTCGGAGTGA
- the kdsA gene encoding 3-deoxy-8-phosphooctulonate synthase, with protein sequence MSIGPSRIGRGQPLALIAGPCVIEPGDLTDRIAERLAKLRDDLGIPVVFKASFDKANRTSKGSFRGPGIDEGLRTFERIKRATGLPVTTDVHESIQAEPVASVVDLLQIPAFLARQTDLLIACAETKRAVNVKKGQFMAPWDMEHVVAKLQAAGASGVLLTERGTTFGYGRLVNDFRAIPIMQKTGAPVVFDATHSVQLPSAGQGVTSGEREMVPYLAKAAVATGCDALFLEVHPKPEEALSDGPNALRLDDLEPLIRICLRIRAAIEE encoded by the coding sequence GTGTCTATCGGCCCCAGCCGGATCGGCCGGGGGCAGCCCCTGGCCCTGATCGCCGGGCCTTGCGTGATCGAGCCGGGCGACCTGACCGATCGGATCGCCGAGCGACTGGCGAAACTCCGCGACGACCTGGGCATTCCGGTCGTCTTCAAGGCCTCGTTCGACAAGGCCAACCGCACGTCGAAGGGGAGCTTCCGAGGGCCAGGCATCGACGAAGGCTTGCGGACCTTCGAGCGGATCAAACGCGCGACCGGATTGCCGGTCACGACCGACGTTCACGAGTCGATCCAGGCCGAGCCGGTCGCCTCGGTCGTCGACCTGCTCCAGATTCCGGCCTTTCTTGCCCGGCAAACCGACCTGCTCATTGCCTGCGCTGAGACGAAGCGGGCGGTCAACGTCAAGAAGGGGCAGTTCATGGCCCCCTGGGACATGGAACACGTCGTCGCCAAACTTCAGGCGGCCGGGGCCTCCGGGGTCCTGCTGACCGAGCGGGGAACGACCTTCGGTTACGGACGGCTGGTCAACGACTTCCGGGCCATCCCGATCATGCAGAAGACCGGCGCCCCGGTGGTCTTCGACGCGACCCACTCGGTCCAGTTGCCAAGCGCCGGCCAGGGGGTCACGAGCGGAGAGCGGGAGATGGTTCCTTACCTGGCCAAAGCCGCAGTCGCCACCGGATGCGACGCCCTGTTTCTTGAGGTGCACCCGAAGCCCGAGGAGGCGCTTTCCGATGGGCCGAACGCGCTTCGGCTCGACGATTTGGAGCCGTTGATCCGCATCTGTCTTCGCATTCGAGCCGCCATCGAGGAATGA